A stretch of Acropora muricata isolate sample 2 chromosome 7, ASM3666990v1, whole genome shotgun sequence DNA encodes these proteins:
- the LOC136921631 gene encoding vesicular inhibitory amino acid transporter-like yields MDPHNISDEEGQAILELQSSDAESSTDEEQEAPIEDRNSTGNSSLCKAVSNILSFVEGIGFLALPYAIKRGGIAIIAAFLILPIFSWYTGKLLVECLYDGDEKKKRVRTRSTFKELGEIILPKYGGYVVTFFEKWCLFLGSVSYLVLCGSLMSHTIPSIPMTAWICIAGVIVFPTTFLKSMTEIGWLSIISVIALISVVVTVLWYGLGHMNKWDVQSVLFWNSEGMSIALPILVLAYNSQLILPSVESSMREKHKFNLALALAYIINVIIKIVFSFLAFLSFGFNTDQVILNNLPEGTIRSCTNLLFVSSCLSSYALLVFPILVFIQTTEIYEHAFSKFPKIGSFIIRAIAVLLSVLMAIVFPKFAYLVSFGGSLNDSMFFFILPCAVHLKLKFKQLKIYQVCLDVFLIATGIACGIFGIIFSGKALVSK; encoded by the coding sequence ATGGATCCCCATAACATTTCAGATGAAGAAGGTCAAGCGATTTTGGAGCTTCAATCCAGCGATGCTGAGTCGTCCACAGACGAAGAACAAGAAGCTCCAATAGAGGACAGGAATTCCACCGGCAATTCATCACTCTGCAAAGCGGTTTCTAATATCTTAAGCTTCGTCGAAGGCATTGGATTTCTTGCACTGCCGTATGCAATCAAGCGAGGAGGAATCGCTATCATTGCGGCATTTTTAATACTTCCAATTTTTTCATGGTATACAGGAAAACTTCTTGTAGAATGTTTGTATGATGgcgatgaaaagaaaaagcgaGTCAGGACAAGGTCCACGTTTAAAGAATTAGGAGAAATTATTTTACCTAAATATGGAGGCTACGTGGTCACTTTTTTCGAAAAATGGTGTCTCTTCCTCGGGTCTGTTTCATATCTGGTTTTGTGCGGATCTCTTATGAGTCACACTATACCGTCAATACCCATGACAGCCTGGATATGCATTGCAGGAGTCATAGTTTTTCCTACAACGTTTCTTAAATCTATGACAGAAATTGGCTGGTTAAGCATCATAAGTGTCATTGCATTAATCTCGGTTGTGGTCACTGTTCTTTGGTATGGCTTGGGTCACATGAATAAATGGGATGTACAATCTGTCCTTTTTTGGAATAGCGAAGGAATGAGCATTGCTCTCCCAATTTTGGTCTTAGCTTATAATTCGCAACTCATTTTACCATCGGTTGAATCGAGCATGCGTGAAAAACACAAATTCAACTTGGCTCTTGCATTGGCTTACATCATCAACGTTATTATAAAAATAGTTTTCTCATTCCTTGCCTTCTTGTCTTTTGGATTCAATACCGATCAGGTGATCCTAAATAACCTGCCTGAAGGAACGATTCGTTCTTGTACCAATTTACTTTTTGTCTCAAGTTGTCTATCCTCGTATGCTCTACTTGTTTTTCCAATTTTAGTCTTTATCCAAACAACTGAAATCTACGAACACGCTTTCTCTAAATTTCCAAAGATAGGTTCTTTCATCATTCGAGCAATTGCGGTCCTTTTATCAGTGCTGATGGCGATTGTATTTCCAAAATTTGCATATCTTGTATCGTTTGGTGGAAGTTTGAATGACTCgatgtttttctttattttgcctTGTGcagttcatttgaaattgaagttTAAGCAGCTGAAAATTTATCAAGTGTGTCTAGACGTGTTTTTAATCGCAACAGGGATTGCTTGTGGAATATTTGGTATCATTTTCTCAGGAAAAGCCTTAGTGTCAAAATGA
- the LOC136923192 gene encoding vesicular inhibitory amino acid transporter-like, whose product MSSISMDPHNISDEERQAILELQSSDAESSTDEEQNVPIEDRNSTGSSSLCKAVSNILSFVEGIGFLALPYAIKLGGITIIVAFLILPICSWYTGKLLVECLYDGAEKKTRVRTRSTFKELGEIILPKYGGYVVTCFENWGLFLGCVSYVVLCGSLMSHTIPSIPMAAWICIAGVIVFPTTFLKSMTEIGWLSIISVAALISVVVTVLWYGLGHMNKWDIKSVLFWNSEGISIALPILVFAYASQLILPSVESSMREKHRFNLALTLAYIINAFIKIVFSFLAFLSFGSNTDQVILNNLPEGAIRTCSNLLFVSSCIFSYALCVFPILVFIQTTEIYEYAFSKFPKVGSFFIRAIVVVLSLLVAIIFPKFALVVSFAGSLSESMFFFILPCAVHLKLKFKELKIYQVCLDVFLIATGIAFGIFGIIFSGKALVSK is encoded by the coding sequence ATGTCTTCGATAAGTATGGATCCCCATAACATTTCAGATGAAGAACGTCAAGCGATTTTGGAGCTTCAATCCAGTGATGCTGAGTCGTCCACAGACGAAGAACAAAATGTTCCAATAGAGGACAGGAATTCCACGGGCAGTTCATCACTCTGTAAAGCGGTTTCTAATATCTTAAGCTTCGTCGAAGGCATTGGATTTCTTGCATTGCCGTATGCAATCAAGCTAGGAGGAATCACTATCATTGTGGCATTTCTAATACTTCCAATTTGTTCATGGTATACAGGAAAACTTCTTGTAGAATGTTTGTATGATGGCGCTGAAAAGAAAACGCGAGTGAGGACAAGGTCCACGTTTAAAGAATTAGGAGAAATCATTTTACCTAAATATGGAGGCTACGTGGTCACTTGCTTCGAAAATTGGGGTCTCTTCCTCGGGTGTGTTTCATATGTGGTTTTGTGCGGATCTCTTATGAGTCACACTATACCGTCAATACCCATGGCAGCTTGGATATGCATCGCCGGAGTCATAGTTTTTCCCACAACGTTTCTTAAATCTATGACAGAAATTGGCTGGTTAAGCATCATAAGTGTCGCTGCATTAATCTCGGTTGTGGTCACTGTTCTTTGGTATGGCTTGGGTCACATGAATAAATGGGATATAAAATCTGTTCTTTTTTGGAATAGCGAAGGAATAAGCATTGCTCTCCCAATTTTGGTCTTCGCTTATGCTTCGCAACTCATTTTACCATCGGTTGAATCGAGCATGCGTGAAAAACACAGATTCAACTTGGCTCTTACATTGGCTTACATCATCAACGCTTTTATAAAAATAGTTTTCTCATTCCTTGCGTTCTTGTCTTTTGGATCTAATACCGATCAAGTGATCCTGAATAACCTGCCTGAAGGAGCGATTCGTACGTGTTCCAATCTACTTTTTGTTTCAAGTTGTATATTTTCGTATGCCCTTTGTGTCTTTCCAATTTTAGTCTTTATCCAAACAACTGAGATCTACGAATACGCTTTCTCTAAATTTCCAAAGGTAGGTTCTTTCTTCATTCGAGCAATCGTGGTCGTTTTATCATTGCTGGTGGCGATTATATTCCCAAAATTTGCTTTGGTTGTGTCGTTTGCAGGAAGTTTGAGTGAGTCgatgtttttctttattttgcctTGTGcagttcatttgaaattgaagttTAAGGAGCTGAAAATTTATCAAGTGTGTCTAGACGTGTTTTTAATCGCAACAGGGATTGCTTTTGGAATATTTGGTATCATTTTCTCAGGAAAAGCCTTAGTGTCAAAATGA
- the LOC136921632 gene encoding vesicular inhibitory amino acid transporter-like yields the protein MNMDPHNISDEESQAIFELQSSDAESSTDEEKEVPIEDKNSTGNSSVWKATSNILSAVEGIGFLALPYVIKRGGIAIIVAFLILPICSWYTGKLLVECLYDGDEKNKRVRARSTFKELGEIILPKYGGYVVTFFEKWCLFLGSVSYVVLCGSLMSHTIPSIPMTAWICIAGVIVFPTTFPKSMTEIGWLSIISVVALISVVVSVLWYGLGHMNKWDVKSVLFWNSEGISIALPILVLSYGSHLILPTVELSMREKHKFKLALALAYIINAFIKIVFSFLAFLSFGSNTDQVILNNLPEGTLRACCNLLFVSSCLFSYALLVFPILVFIQTTEIYEHSFSKFPKIASFVIRAILVLLSVLVATIFPKFAYLVSFAGSLNEPTFFFILPCAVHLKLKFKQLKIYQVCLDVFLIATGIACGIFGIIFSVKALVSK from the coding sequence ATGAATATGGATCCCCATAACATTTCAGATGAAGAAAGTCAAGCAATTTTCGAGCTTCAATCCAGCGATGCTGAGTCGTCCACAGACGAAGAAAAAGAAGTTCCAATAGAGGACAAGAACTCCACCGGCAATTCATCAGTCTGGAAAGCGACTTCTAATATCTTAAGCGCCGTCGAAGGCATTGGATTTCTTGCATTGCCGTATGTAATAAAGCGAGGTGGAATTGCTATCATTGTGGCATTTCTAATACTTCCAATTTGTTCATGGTATACGGGAAAACTTCTAGTTGAATGTTTGTATGATGGCGATGAAAAGAATAAGCGAGTGAGAGCAAGGTCCACGTTTAAAGAATTAGGAGAAATCATTTTACCTAAATATGGAGGCTACGTGGTCACTTTTTTCGAAAAATGGTGTCTCTTCCTCGGGTCTGTTTCATATGTGGTTTTGTGCGGATCTCTTATGAGTCACACTATACCGTCAATACCCATGACAGCTTGGATATGCATCGCAGGAGTCATAGTTTTTCCCACAACGTTTCCTAAATCTATGACAGAAATTGGCTGGTTAAGCATCATAAGTGTCGTTGCATTAATCTCGGTTGTGGTCTCTGTTCTTTGGTATGGCTTGGGTCACATGAATAAATGGGATGTAAAATCTGTTCTTTTTTGGAATAGCGAAGGAATAAGCATTGCTCTCCCAATTTTAGTCTTATCTTATGGTTCGCATCTCATTTTACCAACGGTTGAGTTGAGCATGCGTGAAAAACACAAATTCAAATTGGCTCTTGCATTGGCTTATATCATCAACGCTTTTATAAAAATAGTTTTCTCATTCCTTGCGTTCTTGTCTTTTGGATCCAACACTGATCAAGTGATCCTAAATAACTTACCTGAAGGAACGCTTCGTGCGTGTTGCAATTTACTTTTTGTTTCTAGTTGTCTATTTTCGTATGCTCTACTTGTTTTTCCAATTTTAGTCTTCATCCAAACAACTGAAATCTACGAACACTCTTTCTCTAAATTTCCAAAGATAGCTTCTTTCGTCATTCGAGCAATTTTGGTCCTTTTATCAGTGCTGGTGGCGACTATATTCCCAAAATTTGCGTATCTTGTATCGTTTGCTGGAAGTTTGAATGAACCgacgtttttctttattttgcctTGTGcagttcatttgaaattgaagttTAAGCAGCTGAAAATTTATCAAGTGTGTCTAGACGTGTTTTTAATCGCAACAGGGATTGCTTGTGGAATATTTGGTATCATTTTCTCAGTCAAAGCCTTAGTGTCAAAATGA
- the LOC136921633 gene encoding basic salivary proline-rich protein 4-like gives MQAAQPLSPTVNIVKQGFDFSPASFEELSPESQSILDSLMPPPPPAPRTSSPAGVGLPARNVSQSPVPTVRGPIQGRPTQGGKQPRRRPPPPPSPGGGGGDDSGGPSNGGDAPRSRRSGVPSDRGDLQDAFEQMSDRERDRLRKKNAQSVTHISTITTVYKDGQPPSVRRTSTRESPAPNPNSVYMMTTRVRRRRPRVPPRKRRQPSPQFGGSIVGNTWIDRAARRGAKGLFRLTTYARRKGQKDGRINAYIKRRTSM, from the coding sequence ATGCAAGCAGCTCAACCCCTCTCGCCCACGGTCAATATCGTCAAGCAGGGCTTTGATTTTTCGCCGGCTTCGTTTGAAGAATTGTCGCCTGAATCCCAATCCATTTTGGATAGTCTGATGCCGCCGCCACCGCCTGCTCCACGCACGTCGTCCCCGGCCGGAGTAGGTTTGCCCGCTAGGAACGTGAGTCAATCCCCCGTCCCTACCGTCCGAGGTCCTATTCAGGGTAGACCGACGCAAGGGGGAAAACAACCTCGACGTAGACCACCACCGCCACCATCACCTGGAGGAGGAGGAGGTGATGATAGTGGAGGACCGAGTAATGGGGGTGACGCACCTAGATCGAGACGGAGTGGGGTGCCTTCGGATCGTGGGGATTTACAAGACGCCTTCGAACAGATGTCAGACAGGGAACGAGACCGTTTGCGTAAAAAAAATGCGCAATCGGTGACGCACATCAGCACCATTACCACCGTATATAAAGACGGACAACCACCGAGTGTGAGACGTACTTCCACGCGAGAATCACCGGCACCTAATCCAAACAGTGTATATATGATGACGACACGAGTGCGACGCCGTCGACCCAGAGTACCACCCCGCAAAAGACGTCAACCTTCACCACAATTTGGTGGAAGTATAGTTGGGAATACTTGGATTGACCGAGCGGCCCGACGTGGAGCTAAAGGATTGTTCCGATTGACAACTTACGCACGAAGAAAAGGTCAAAAAGATGGCAGGATAAACGCGTATATAAAAAGACGTACTTCCATGtga